A portion of the Homalodisca vitripennis isolate AUS2020 unplaced genomic scaffold, UT_GWSS_2.1 ScUCBcl_3579;HRSCAF=9184, whole genome shotgun sequence genome contains these proteins:
- the LOC124372593 gene encoding piggyBac transposable element-derived protein 3-like: MDDRDDGVIQEWLLLPSSDISEEEELGNEENEEDLVFDIIFNRGLEEQLEADGINLEEIRVAVSEGDNEFGDVEEQEAEDIQSASEIVTALPEEEDVSMADPDYMRPGPSTGRPIHRRGRGRRQENAPRVRRAVQRDRSPVSIWNKEKFISPNVQWEGTIPNPPTEAASKTPLDFFSMFINEEIIHLITEQTNLYAQQKGKDLSVTNIEIQQYIGILLHSGVVNVPQYRMYWAAETRYPAIAEVLPRNRFDDILNHFHLVDNTTRIPGDSLFKVRPLINTIAEACRTIPPEQNQSIDEHMIPFKGTSHMKQYVKKKPKKWGYKVFMRCGASGLMHDFSIYIGSEKTCGDYGLGFSGDIVVELCLDLPNDKGFKIFTDNWFTSIKLFNYLKEKGVWGTGSSSSRSNQSLPTVGRERSKTARKGVT, from the exons ATGGATGATCGTGACGACGGTGTTATACAAGAGTGGCTACTTTTGCCAAGTAGTGATATATCGGAAGAAGAGGAGCTTGGAAATGAAGAGAATGAAGAAGACCTcgtatttgatataattttcaatCGGGGCTTAGAAGAGCAGCTAGAAGCTGATGGAATAAATTTGGAAGAG atTCGGGTTGCAGTGTCTGAGGGTGATAATGAATTTGGAGACGTTGAAGAACAGGAAGCCGAAGACATCCAATCTGCATCTGAGATTGTGACTGCTTTACCAGAAGAAGAGGACGTGAGTATGGCAGATCCAGACTATATGCGTCCAGGACCTTCTACAGGTAGGCCTATACATAGAAGAGGGAGGGGAAGACGACAAGAAAATGCCCCCAGAGTAAGACGTGCTGTACAAAGGGATAGATCCCCAGTATCCATTTGGAATAAGGAAAAGTTCATCTCTCCTAATGTTCAGTGGGAAGGTACTATTCCTAACCCCCCCACAGAAGCAGCTTCAAAAACCCCATTAGATTTCTTCTCAATGTTTATTAATGAAGAAATAATTCATCTAATAACAGAGCAAACAAATCTTTATGCTCAGCAGAAGGGAAAGGACTTGAGtgttacaaatattgaaatacaacaaTACATTGGCATATTGTTGCACAGTGGAGTAGTCAATGTTCCCCAATATCGTATGTATTGGGCAGCGGAGACTCGCTACCCAGCAATTGCTGAAGTTTTGCCTAGGAACAGGTTTGAtgatatattaaatcattttcatcTTGTTGATAATACCACACGAATTCCTGGAGACAGCCTTTTCAAAGTTCGCCCTTTGATAAATACTATTGCTGAGGCTTGCAGAACGATTCCACCAGAACAGAATCAATCCATCGATGAGCACATGATACCATTCAAAGGGACTTCACACATGAAGCAATATGTGAAGAAAAAGCCCAAAAAATGGGGCTACAAAGTATTTATGAGATGCGGAGCATCAGGTTTGATGCACGATTTCTCAATATACATTGGGAGTGAAAAGACTTGTGGTGACTACGGTCTCGGGTTCAGCGGTGACATTGTAGTTGAACTTTGCTTGGATTTGCCAAATGATAAgggctttaaaatttttacagataACTGGTTCACCTCAATAAAGTTATTCAATTACTTAAAGGAGAAGGGGGTATGGGGAACCGGAAGTAGTTCGTCCAGATCGAACCAATCATTGCCCACTGTTGGAAGAGAAAGATCTAAAACGGCTCGGAAGGGGGTCACATGA